AACGCAAAGGCAGGCTGCTGCCCACGTTTACGCACAGCCATAGCCATTGCACATGTCGACTTCCTATATCGAAAATTAGGCAACaagtaaaaacttttttttctcgATAGGTTACCTTACATATCATAACTGCAAGCAATTTATCCTGCATTTTACAAAAGTTAATTCAATCTGAACCATATTGAACCTAGGCCAATATTTTTTTCATGCGTCCATTATGTGGTAGCCAAATAAGCTAGCCTACCGAAAAATAttacacaaaaaaaatatatatatattttaatggcTGACTTAAACGAAAGTCTGGGAGCATTAAGTATTCAAATTCGACTCCTCCCCCGGCCATGCCCTCTAATTACCGCTGCTCGGCTCGTGCTAAATCCTGCACGGGACCATATATACccaaagagtgagagggagagaaagtgagcgGGAGAacgagtgggggagaaagagatcaATTGTTAGTCGTGGCCAATTGCGACTGTTTTGTTGGGCATCACTGTCCACGGGATGGTTTCATGTTGTGGCTCGTGCGTCACCCCGGAACCGTGGAAAGGAGAAGTGGGACTGTAACTGGACTCAAAGTCTCCCTACCCTGCAGCAAAGCGACCAAGATGCCGTTGCAGAAGCACCTGTGATCGGATTTCCCACAACTTTTAATTTAGGCATAATTATTTTGAAGTATAACCAGAGCATAAACAACTCTCCGAAGTCTAAGCTACCATGACCTCCAAAGAGCCCACGGTTATGGAGGACCGGAGACGCAGTGCGCTGAACCAGCTCCCGCCGCCGGCCAACTCCAGCAAGCCCCTGACGCCGTTCAGTATAGAGGACATCCTGAACAAGCCGTCGGTGAAGAGAAGTTACTCCAGCTGCGGGACGGCGCACATGCTCTCCTGCAGCGAGAAGCTGTCCTCTTCGGGTCACAGTCTGTGCAGCCGTGCCTTTTTCACCCAAACCTCCCCACTCTGCGCTCTGGAGGCGCTAGCCAGCAAAACCTTCAAAGGCCTCGAAGTCAGTGTGCTTCAAGCGGCAGAGGGTACGTCTGAACAGTCACATCGTTGTTTTCCTATGCAGTTATTAGGTACAGACTGTGTAGCCTATGGTGATTCCACTTAAGGTCTACAAATGCAACTGACGAAGTAGATCATGTAAGGtttctatgtgtgtctgtgcttgTAGTGGGTCTGTGCACAGACATATTTCTTTCAGAATTTGACATTTTAATTAAAGCACGATGCATGTTTTTGCATAACGAGCCATGCCAAAACGCTTACAACTGTGAAGGAATTTGAACATACATATGTGTATCGAATTGGTTATTTTTAtgtgaacaaaaatatattagAGCTGAATAGTTCCACCATGTAAACACGAATATTAAGCGTATGCAAAATACAAATCCACATAATATTCATAACTAATGCAATATTTAGTTTAAGATTATTGTCATTAGACCTATTGTATCACTTTTTTGTCGTCTGTTATTATTTAGCCTATACGTAGCCTAGCCTATTGGcgatattgttgttgttattgttggtggtggtggttttaGATGAGACATACATACACAGGCCTGTTATTAATCTAGCGGTTATTTATGTAAGGTTTCTTGGAGCGACATTATGCCTGGTGATTCACTAAATGCCTATAGGCTAATATTCTTATTCTCTAAATATCATTTCACAGGGCGAGACGGCACGACACTATTCGGTTCGCGGAATAACCCCAAAAAGCGCCGGAAGTCTCGCACGGCCTTCACCAACCACCAGATCTACGAGTTGGAGAAGCGATTCTTGTACCAGAAGTACCTGAGTCCAGCTGACCGTGACCAGATAGCACAGCAGCTCGGCCTCACCAATGCACAGGTCATCACCTGGTTCCAAAACCGGCGCGCTAAACTCAAACGCGACCTGGAGGAGATGAAGGCGGACGTGGAGTCGGCCAAAGCCGTGGGCACAGTGTCTTTCGAGAAAATGGCCAAACTAGCCGAGCTGGAAAAATGCGCAGCTAACGGCGCGCTGGGCCCTAACAGAGCCGAGTCACCTTCGCTATTGAACCATGAGCATGACACATCTAACAAACTATTATTGTCCTCGCCTTCATCGCCATATACAGACCATGCTAGCAGTAAGGGCTGCTCCGACGATGAGGAGATTGACGTGGATGACTGAGGATTTTACCATTGTATCTATCTCCCTCTTACCACGACGAAAGTTTGAAGTGCCATTATAATGCACCACATGTACTCATGAGGCTTTTATGAAGATCACTCAGCATCGCATGGACTGTGTCGTCTTGCAGATGCAGGCAGCTGTAGTATTCATCCATTCATTTAACCAACGTGGAATAGTTTCAAGAAAAGCAATATGTACACCTATCCACAAATTatctgtccacacacacatacacacacacacacacacacacacacagacacagtcttaCCATTACGGGCTAATAACACTAGCTAGTAACTCAACCTATGAATTATTTGAATGCATGTTTTATTTTAAAGACTGTAATGGTTTTAATATTATAGGGACATTCATATTGAAATAcacaaaacatactgtatgttaggctgtgtgtgtgtgtgttataactaGGCCTACATATGTCAAACGTTTGATAACGATGGGAATACATTTTCTAAAATAATAATCAAAGATAAATCATATTTCACCTGGTTGCTTGCAATATCAGTCACATTTTAATATATTTATAATGGTTTGTATACCTGTAAGTGCCTTTTAATGCCAGAACACCATTTACAACCTAATGTAAGTGTAATGTATTCCAAAATAAAACATTTCGTTTCTCACTATTCCCATTCATTTTATTGAAGAACAGGCCTAAATAGCATGAAATGCTTTTGGGACCATTGTTAGTTTAATTCCAGCTCTTATTGCAATCAGCATTCTATATTATAATGACATATTTGAGTTGTTTCCAAATATTTGCTCACATTTCGGTCCAATATTAAATTAACATGCACCTCGAGGCAAAATATAATTTTTCTTTCACATTGAAAATACATTGAACACATTGAAAACCTGCTTTCTGACCCGGCAACGTGTGTTTTCATTTCCTCAATAGAATTTATGTGAGAAACACCAATCTGGAGCACAGAGAGGCCATAAAGGAGGCACAAAAACGTCGAGTTCTGGGCCAGCTTCTCCAGGCTGTTTGTGAGTTTTTCACTCACTCTCTGCGTAGAAGCGTGAAACCGGCGGACAAATGAGTACTGCTCCCCGGTGACAGCGGCAATGGGGCAAGGGCGAACTCCAGCCGCGCGCAATACGGAGACAAGCGTGTCCCATTCCACATAAAAGGACACAAACGATTGGAGGCCATATGGTTTCTGAGGTTTCCTCACAATTCCAGTCAATTTGATGGATTGATTAAACCCTCCTTTTTTTGCTACAAAGGCTGTAATGCATACATAGTTCCTCTGAGGGCATCTGGGCTCATCATAGCTATCACTGTCGACCCTTTTTTTCTTTCTCGCGCGTCTTTAACAAGTCTATGCATCACAATTGAAGTCTCATTCTGGAGAGGGGTCTGGTCTgtgctttgtgtttgtgtgaggaGCTAGAAATAATACGTTTGGCTTTTTGGGCGATAGATCTTCCAGCAGTTCATCTTGTGGCCTGGGTGTTTTTCATGCTAAGTAGGGAAGTCCCATGTTTAAATGGTGACATTTGTGCGATTGGTAGAGAGCTTTGTTTTCGTTTTGTGTTCTTCTGTTAGCTACCTACGTTTTTTCTTTGTCTATTACCTTTTTTTATGAAGTTGAGAGCCTAATAATGTGAACCCAAGATGTTAATAATTTATTATGGAGTTAGATGTAATATAGATACATAACGCACTAGGCCTAATAGAAAACTCGCCTTTGAAGTTGAGGATCGAGGATAATTCTTCAACCAATTTTATTACAAACTTATCTAGGCTGCCTACTAGAAATGTATTGTTTTCAGTTAGGCCTAGTTTAATGAAAACCTCATTGCATTCAATCCACATAATTATTATTAGGctgtcataataataatacttatcatcattattattatttctattcattattattattagtagtagtagtagtaattgtagtagtagtaattgtagtagtaattgtagtaatagtagtagtagtagtagtaattgtagtagtagtagtaggcctagtagtagtaggcctagtagtagcagtaatagtagaaATCAAATTATAGGAGGAAGTATTAGTATTGAAATGAGTATTTTCTTTGTTAATATTAGCCTACAATTtgtttattattatcatcattagtTTATTTCTACCGTGTATATTGTTGTTAGTAACCtagtttattattattaaattataTTATTAGGCCTGTTAGCAACACTATTTTGATAATGTCATTATAATTAGGctatgttattgttgttattattaaatTATTCTTGTTGTCATTATTTGGGCTGTGTTATAAATACTCTCCCTAATTTGTTCCATTTAGTGCTATTAGTATTGGTTGGAAAGTTTGGAAGTTAAAGCAGGCTGCCTTCCCTGCAAAAATAATGTTCGCTGCACAAGATGTCTGGCAGAATAGGCTCGAGGCTGCGTTATAGACCTATGACTCGCACACAGAGGGTAAGACAACTTTTGTCCCATCCCTGAGGCTGAATTAAACTGCGAAAGTCCTACGTTTATGTCACGTAAATACctgattattttttattaaataatacaaaatcaaattataaaaaaaaaatcgaataaaagggatacttcgggattttggcaatgccatttgtctacttccccagagtcagatgaactcgcgGATACCATATTTATGTCTTTGcctgcagtttgaaggaagtttctAACGAGCAGTAGAGCGGTAGAGCACAATGACTAGAAGTCTATGGCTATGGgcatctactagcatgctagcagatactcATAGACTTTCAGGCATtgcactaacgctagttagcattggcttgcgAAACGACCTAACTTGTTTtaaactggacacagagacacacaaattGTATCCattagttcatctgactctggggaagtagataaaaggcctcattgccaaaatcccaaagtatcccttgaACAATTGCAGGCCTTAATTAGCCTATGGATGCATGTGTGGACAATGTTGATTCTCTTACGGTTATCAATATTGTACGCTGCTCTATTCATTTCACGCAGCAACATTtatattttgattggttgtgttgGGTAAAATTTAGGTCGAGGATTTGTTTTTGCACTTTTTTTTTCAACGTTACTTGACGTGAAATAATTTTCACCGCAGAATATATCCTAGAACAGAGAAGCTTcatgtgtttaaaaaaaagtgtactttagatatattacatttacatttaatttaagtcatttagcagacgctcttatccagagcgacttacaaattggtgctttcaccttatgacatccagtggaacagccactttacaatagtgcatctaagtcttttaaggggggtgagaaggattactttatcctatcctaggtattccttaaagaggtggggtttcaggtgtctccggaaggtggtgattgactccgctgtcctggcgtcgtgagggagtttgttccaccattggggggccagagcagcgaacagttttgactgggctgagcgggaactgtacttcctcagtggtagggaggcgagcaggccagaggtggatgaacgcagtgcccttgtttgggtgtagggcctgatcagagcctggaggtactgaggtgccgttcccctcacagctccgtaggcaagcaccatggtcttgtagcggatgcgagcttcaactggaagccagtggagagagcggaggagcggggtgacgtgagagaacttgggaaggttgaacaccagacgggctgcagcgttctggatgagttgtaggggtttaatggcacaggcagggagcccagccaacagcgagttgcagtattccagacgggagatgacaagtgcctggattaggacctgcgccgcttcctgtgtgaggcagggtcgtactctgcggatgttgtagagcatgaacctacaggatcgggccaccgccttgatgttagttgagaacgacagggtgttgtccaggatcacgccaaggttcttagcgctctgggaggaggacacgatggagttgtcaaccgtgatggcgagatcatggaacgggcagtccttctccgggaggaagagcagctccgtcttgccgaggttcagcttgaggtggtgatccgtcatccacactgatatgtctgccagacatgcagagatgcgattcgccacctggtcatcagaggggggaaaggagaagattagttgtgtgtcgtctgcatagcaatgataggagagaccatgtgaggttatgacagagccaagtgacttggtgtatagcgagaataggagagggcctagaacagagccctgggggacaccagtggtgagagcgcgtggtgaggagacagattctcgccacgccacctggtaggagcgacctgtcaggtaggacgcaatccaagcatgggccgcgccggagatgcccaactcggagagggtggagaggaggatctgatggttcacagtattcacagtatATTGCTTCCACATGGTTTCTGATGTGGATGTCTTTAATGCAGGGTCAAACAGTGACCAGTACAAAGTGTGCTATTCCAGTGAGGCACGTGCTGGTCTCAGTTCCTTATTTTATGTGTTGTCCAATGGCAAAGACAAGTGCAATCCCCAATACCTCACTATGGTAATTAATCCACAAGTTTTAAGTGTATTTCAGCTAGGGAGGGAGAAGAAAATCACTAGTTCATTCGGTTGGAAAATTGAAGTTTGATGCATGAATCCCTGCTGAAACAATAGGGTCTGCACCCTTCTCCCCCTCCAataccccctccccttccctatctctctctctctcgctctctcaattcaatttcaattttaagggctttattggcatgggaaacatatgtttactttAAACAATAACACATTTACAGTAAATATTAGActtactctatctctctctctctctcccctactctctctcccgcgctctctctctcgctctctctcgctctctctctctctctctcgggtccTAATCACTTGTTTTGATAATTggtcatttgatttgaaattatcTCTGAAAGTTATCCACGGTTATTTAGGGCTAACAAAGCATTTTGTTTTTTGCTTGTCCTCTTTTTTAATTCAAGTAGGCCATATCATGCCGGCGGCATATGTCACTTTCGTTGATAACAATTGTCTTTtcattgtatttatattttttatttattcaggTTTGTTATTAAGAACACATTTCGCTAACATTAGCCCTAATACAATAGTTTGAAGAATTGGAATGGATAATGGAAATAATCATGCATTCTGTCTTTCAATGATTTCTGGACAAAAAACCTTTCGGTTGATATAGCTTTTCATCAGGGTAGGATCAAGTGGTCAACATCATAAACAAAGGAAGAAGTAGAATTTGAACGATTCTAGGCTCGACCACGTTCCCCTAGTATGATTTGAAGTGAGAAATAATATAGATTAAGATGGGGGGGGCTTGATTAAACACTAAATAGGGTACATTTTAAAGTTTTAGATATTAAGTTCCTGTACAGCCCCTTAACACTTCAAACTTCAATTTCACAGGCTATTGAACAAAGCATGTCGCTGACAAAATCGATAGATGTATTAATTTACTTTAACCAGAGATTAATTACTATCCACTGAGATAATTATACGAGCCTTTTCCCCTTGAATTTGCATATTAATCAAATTCTAGTTGATAATTCAAACGGCAAATGGATTTAGAGGCATTGGATAGGCATAACTCCCCAAAATCTCTCTCCcagatctctttctctccctccggcTCGGCTCACTCTCCCTTGCGTGCTGCTAAGCCGCTTGTCAAGTGTATTAAAATCTGAGATGCAGAACGAGCTCGCGTGGCTATTTGGTGAAAACAGAAATTGCCTGTCTACTTTTATGATGTGTTCATGCTGGGCAGGCAGATCTCAAGATTTAAAGGGAAAGAgacctactgtgtgtgtgtgtatgtgtgtgtgtgtgtacgcgtgtctctgtgtgtgagattATGGAGACCATTTGTTACCACTAACTTTTGTATCCTCTATAGCTATAGAAATTAATATAAATAACTAGCTATTGGTCAAACTTCAATTTTGAACTTTGGAATCTGCAGAACGAAATAATATTATATGTGTATTATCTATATCTAGTGTGCAAGTATGGGGGGAAAAAAATAAAGATTACAAAGGCACCAACAAAAGATAGAAATATAGGCTACAGAAATATTGTCAAAATATCCTATATCCAGTGCAGCAAACTGAGTTGAAAGGGAAAATACCAGGCCACATAAGGCTAGAGACAAATCAACAGTATCCCTACTCTCAGCTTGCTTGCATTGTCCACATTGAAAATGCTCAGGTGAAAGCACTCTTATCTAATGGGCAAAATCTACTTCATCTATTCATTTAATAGAAGCTTATAGACATACAGAATTCACTGACTATGTCTCTGCTCCACATGCGTTGGAATGGCTCCTCCAGCACAGCTGCTGTCTGCAGCTTCCTCCAGGGTTTTGGATTCAGAAGACAGAACAAATCTGTTGTGATCAGTTTAGTATTGGCACACAGTTCACCGACAGGCAATCCAAAGATGACTTTAAACTACATGCCTTTTGGTGCTTAGAGATCTTATCTTCAAATCTCTCTCTTGTGTTTTTATCAGAGCTGTGACAATGCTTTGTTATTGACTTCCATGGAAACAGCCGCGATAACCCCCGATCATCAAGACACGGTCATTAGCTATATTAGGAGGCCAAATGTGCATTCATTATAGATCCAACCGTGATGTCGATTAAATACACTCCCCTGCTCATCTTCATAAACAAGAATGTAAGTTATTGAATCAGGATAAATCATTATTTATGAACACACATAATTCCATTCCAATGTTGAGTTCTTTGGTTTGACTTGGAAATATGAAGCTATGGCCTACTTGATAACCCAATTTGCACAAATGTTATGTCTGTAAGTGCATttgggtagtgtgtgtatgtgtgtgtgtgtgtgtgtgtgtgtgtgttcgtacgTCAGAGCCTCAGAGGGGTCATCAGTGTACTTTTCTTAAGCATTACTGACTTGCCACCACAGTTATCTCATGACATAGCTGTCAACAGTTGAGTGTTTATGGTGACATAATTCTTGCTAATTGGTCTTCAGTGACATCCTCTGCCTTCACACCAACATTTTTGACCTTAGTGGTAATCTAGAGTTACTAGTGCCCCCATGTGACCAGAGATGATAATGTCCACCTGATATGTGTGCTCAGATACCGCTATCAATGTATGTGCCTTTACTGCCACCTTGTGGTGTAGTATGTACCTTACACCCTCCTTCATAAAGGAATGCTCCATTTTCTTTACATAACCTTTATTACACTAGTCAAGTCGGTTTAGAACAAAtttggacaacgctgggccaatggtgccccgccctatgggactcccaatcacggccggttgtgatacaacccGGAATCAGACCAGGGCCGGAGATGCGGTGCCTtaaactgctgcgccactcggtagCCCAAATGGTTCTGCATTCAGGGGAATGGTTTCCTTCCTCACACCAAACGCACATAACTATATCTTGAAAGAAACAAATTCAACAGAATTTCATATTTGATATTATCGCATCCTCTGCAGTTGGAAAAGAAAGTATGGCAGTGTGTGAaatccagtggaggctgctgaggggaggatggctcataataaatgCTGGAAAAGAGGTAATGGAATGGCATAGAACACATGTGTTCTATGCATTTGATACATTAAGAGAAAGATAAATAGGAAAAACACATTTTACCCTTGAGTATGAGGGCTGGTGTGTTGTGTACCCTGCGGGGGAGGGCTGGTGTGTTGTGTACCCTGCGTGCAGGGCTGGTTTGTTGTGTACCCTGCGGGGGAGGGCTGATGTGTTGTGTACCCTGCGGGGGAGGGCTGATGTGTTGTGTACCCTGCGGGGGAGGGCTGATGTGTTGTGTACCCTGCGGGGGAGGGCTGATGTGTTGTGTACACTGCGGGGGAGGGCTGGTGTGTTGTGTACACCGCGGGGGAGGGCTGGTGTGTTGTGTAGCCTGTGGGGGAGGGCCGATGTGTTGTGTACCCTGTGGGGAAGGGCTGGTGTGTTGTGTACCCCGCGGGGAGGGCTGGTGTGTTGTGTACCCTGCGGGAGAGGGCTGGGGTGTGTCCAGGCCTGCTGAGCATTGGAGTGTCTGGAAAACAGCTCAGAGATAACCACTATGTGGACGATTGAGGCTCTGGATagtacacacacagtgagagactcagagagatcCAGGCATGTTCCTAGACACAAATTAATAAAGACACACACATGTTAAATATCCACACACAATGGCAGTCTCTCTAGGAAACATGGAGATACACACATATATGCACACCTtcagacacagaaacagagacatagagactcACTTGGGGCATACAGACACtcaaatatacagtgcattagaAAGGatacagaccccttgactttttccaaacgTTTAcacattgcagccttattctaaaattgatgaaatcgttttttccctcttatcaacctacacacaacaccccataataacaaagcaaaaacaagttttcatttctttttgctaatttattaaaaataaaaagctgaaatatcacattaacatagtaagtattcagaccctttactcagtactttgctgaagcacctttggcagtgattacagcttagagtcttcttgggtatgacgctacaagcttggcacacctgtatttggggagttttcccattcctctctgcagatcctctcgagctctgtcaggatggataGGGTGCattgttgcacagctattttcaggtctctccagagatgtttaatcgggttcaagtcctggctctggctaggccactcaaggacattcagagacttgtcccgaagccactcttgcgttgtcttggctgtgtgcttagggtcgttgtcctgttgaaaggtgaacattcaccccagtctgaggttctgccACAGACATttattggtacccttccccagatctgtgcctcgacacaatcctgtctccgagctctatggacaactccttcgacctcattgcttagtttttgctctgacatgcactgtcaactgtgggatcttatatagacaggtgtgtgcctttccaaatcatgtccaatcaattgactttaccacaggtggactccaatcaagttgttgaaacatctcaaggatgatcaatggaaacaggatgcatctgagctcaatttcgtgtgtctcatagcaaagggtctgaatacttatgtaaataagatatgtctgttcatttaaaaaaataaaaacctgttttcactttgtcattatggggtattgtgtgaggaAAAAAgtaatatttaatccattttagaataaggctgtaatgtaacaaaatgtggaaaaagtcaaggggtctgaacactttcaaAAGGCACTGAACATAGAGAGTCTGAGAGGTGAGACACACAAACTGCCTGTCAGGCCATCGCTTCGCCGCATGTCCAAGCAGACATGCATACATATGCACatgcagactcacacacacacgcacacacacacacacacacacgcacgcacgcacgcacgcacgcacacacacgcacacacgcacgcacgcacgcacgcacacacacacacgcacgcacgcacgcacgcacgcacacacaaacacacacactcaaactcaCTGCCGCTGCACCTCAACTTATCTTGCatacggaagagagagagagagagagagggagaagaggtgggtgaggtgagctgagggagagagaacaggacagcCATTTCAGCAGCAGCTCTTACTTATCTCACATAGTTAATGACCTGTCTGCAGTAATGGCTTGTcagactcccccccccccccccacagaaaTTGTACTTTACTTTTCATCTAAACTACAGgttacataatactacataatacaaaCAAATACTACATAATACCAAATAAT
The Oncorhynchus nerka isolate Pitt River linkage group LG28, Oner_Uvic_2.0, whole genome shotgun sequence genome window above contains:
- the LOC115112832 gene encoding transcription factor LBX1-like is translated as MTSKEPTVMEDRRRSALNQLPPPANSSKPLTPFSIEDILNKPSVKRSYSSCGTAHMLSCSEKLSSSGHSLCSRAFFTQTSPLCALEALASKTFKGLEVSVLQAAEGRDGTTLFGSRNNPKKRRKSRTAFTNHQIYELEKRFLYQKYLSPADRDQIAQQLGLTNAQVITWFQNRRAKLKRDLEEMKADVESAKAVGTVSFEKMAKLAELEKCAANGALGPNRAESPSLLNHEHDTSNKLLLSSPSSPYTDHASSKGCSDDEEIDVDD